Genomic segment of Mucilaginibacter sabulilitoris:
AACACCTGGCAGGATTCTGTGATTTCCGTTGATGCATGGTTAAGTAAATATGCAAGAAACCGTTATGGCTCTGGTAACAAAAACGCCGTTGCGGCCTGGCAAATATTAAAGAAAACCGTTTACAACGGCACAGCTATTCGCGATGGAGCCGAGAGCATCATTACCGGAAGGCCGACTTTTGATTCCACAACCGTATGGACCAGGACAAAACTGAACTATAACCCTAAAGATCTTCTACCTGCCTGGGATGAGTTAATAAAGGCTGCCCCTGCCTGCAAAAAAAGCGATGGCTTTAACTATGATCTGGTTGATGTAACCCGGCAGGTGCTGGCCAATTATGCATTACCCCTACAACAGAAGTGGATTGAGGCATATCGCCAAAAAAACATAGCCAAATTCAAATTATACAGCGCCGAATATTTACAATTAATAAGTGATATGGACCGGTTACTGGCAAGCCGCAAGGATTTTTTACTGGGGCCCTGGATAAGGGATGCCAGAAGCTGGGGAACTACAGTTAACGAGAAAGCCATCTATGAACGTAACGCCCGCGATCTGATCACCCTTTGGGGCGATGCTGAAAGTCCGCTTCATGAATATGCCAACAGACAATGGAGCGGCTTACTCAATGATTTTTATAAAGTACGGTGGGAGAAATTCTTTGCAATGTTATCGGCTTCGTTAACTTCAGGCAAGGATGCGGACCTGTCCGCCTTTGAGCAATCCATAAAAACCTGGGAATGGCAATGGGTAAACGCCAGGAAAGATTTTCCTGTACAAACAATTGGTAATCCTATTACGGAATCTCAGTACATGTATCAAAAATACCGTCAGCAAATTGCAGAAGCTTATTAGTATGAACTCAACAAAATTATGCAGCAAATGACAACTCCTACTCCGCCCCCAAAACTTAAACGGCTGGTTTCACTTGATGCCCTGAGAGGTTTTGATATGTTTTGGATAATGAGCGGTGAGCAGATAGCACATACACTGGCAAAAGCTACCGGGTGGCCCGTATTCTTATGGCTTTCGGGGCAATTACACCATACTGTATGGGATGGGTTTACCTTTTACGATATGATCTTCCCCTTGTTTTTATTTATAGCCGGCGTATCCATGCCCTATTCCATGATGAATAAAATAAATAAAACCGGGGTTAACTCTGCAGCACAGTTGCCAGGTCATGCCAAATGGAGCATCTACAGATCAATGATCAGGCGTACACTAATCCTGCTTTTATTAGGCATGATCGTCAATGGTTTATTGAAATTTAATGGGTATGAAAACACGCGTTTTGCCAGTGTTTTGGGCCGTATAGGCTTGGCTTGGTTCTTTGCCGGGCTAATCTATTTAAATTTCAATCTGCGCGGGCAAGTTATATGGTTTATTGGCCTGCTTGGTGGTTATTGGGCAGCTATGATGTTTATTCCTGTTCCTGGTTATGGCGCAGGTGTATTAACTATGGCCGGATCTTTAGAATCATATATTGATAGATTGTTATTACCAGGGCGCCTGCATGATAAAATACATGATCCCGAAGGTGTATTATCAACTATTCCAGCCATTAGTACAGCATTGCTTGGTGTTTTTACAGGCAGCTTTTTAAAATGGGATTCTCCTAAATGGAACATGTTAAAAAAAGGTGCAGCATTATTTGCAGTTGGCATGGCATTGCTAATTGCCGGTAAATTATGGGGACTGGAGTTCCCGATTAATAAACGTTTATGGTCAAGCTCATTTGTCCTGTATGTTGGTGGGTGGAGCCTGCTTTTTTTGTCAGTATTTTATCTGATCATTGATGTTGCAGGCTTTAAAAAATGGGCATTCCCATTTATTATTATCGGCACAAACTCCATCGTGATCTACATCTGCTCAGAGGGACTTGTCAATTTTAACTATACCGCTAATTATATATTTGGCGGACTTATACATCTGACCCCCACAGCGTGGCAGGCGTTTTTTGCAGCAACCTCTGTTACCCTGACTCAACTGGTTTTCTTATACTTTTTATATCGAAACAAATTGTTTTTAAAAATTTAATTATTGAAACATAAATTTATGAAATCCTTATACCTGTTTTTAATACTATTATTAATTGGCAATACAATTTTTGCCCAGCAAAAATTGTACAACATAATTACATACGGTGCAAAACCCGATGCTAAAACCAACAATGTACTATCCATTCAAAAAGCCATTGATGCTGCCTCTGCAAATGGCGGCGGTATAGTATTGATACCTGCCGGTAAATTTGTTACCGGAGTAATCAATTTAAAATCGGGCGTCGATCTTCATTTGGACGCTAAGGCCCAGCTATTGGGTAGTACAATAAGAGCTGACTATGGGGTTAAACAGGCATCAGCATTAATTGTTGCCTCCCAGCAACACCATATTGCTATAACAGGTAAAGGCACCATTGACGGACAGGCAGTTGAACTTCTAAAAGATATTTACAAACATTTACAAGACGGCACATTGGAAGATAATGAATGGCAAGTATACAACCCTTGGCATCAGATGCGCCCAGCCGAAGCTAACCGGCCAAAACTTATTGAATTCATTAACTGCGACGATATCAGCATAAAAAATATAACCATTAAAAATGGCCTGTGCTGGATACAGAACTATAAGAACTGCTCAAACCTGATTATTGATAGTGTAAAAGTTGAAAGCACTACCTTTTTGAACAATGACGGCATTGACCTGGTTGATTGTAAAAATGTAAAGGTCACCAACAGCTTTATTAATGCTGCCGATGATGGTATCTGTCTCAAATCAGAAGATCCGAAGGGAAGTTGCGAAGATATTTATATCGCCAACTGTACCATCCGCTCCAGTGCAAGCGCTTTTAAATTAGGCACAGCATCCTACGGCGGGTTTAAAAAAATAACGGTCAGGGATATTAAGGTATATGATACCTTCCGATCTGCCATTGCTCTGGAAAGCGTTGATGGCGCAGTTCTGGAAGATATTGATATACGGAATGTAACGGCAAAAAATACCGGTAATGCGATATTTATACGCTTAGGGCAACGCAATAAAAAAGCCGACCCGGGAAAAGTACGCCGTATTTATATTGGTAATGTAAAAGCAGAAATACCATCAGGTAAACCAGATAAGGGTTATTCAATGGAGGGGCCTGCAGTAAGATATCCGCATAATGTTTTCCCTTCGTCAATTGTAGGTATTCCGGGTTATCCTGTGCAGGATGTCATGCTCGAAAATATTGAAATAACTTACCGTGGTGGCGCAAAAAAAGAAACAGCTCATTTTGGATTAGACAGCCTGGATAAAGTACCTGAAAACATTTCAGATTACCCCGAATTTTCCATGTTCGGCGAATTACCAGCCTGGGGCTTTTATATCAGGCATGCAGATGGTATTAAAATAAAGAATATGACCTTAAAATATCAGAAAGACGATTTTCGTACAGCCTGTATTTTTAATGATGTAGTTGGCTTAAACTTGAATGAGGTTAAAATACCGACGGTAAAAACATATCCTGTAATCATATTTAAAAATGCGGCCAATCCGCTGTTAAAGGCAATACAAATACCTGGTGATAGTAAGGAAACTATAAAAAAGCTATAATAATGTTAAAAAAGTTATTATTGATAACCGGTTTAAGTGGCTTATTTATTAACGCTGGTTTTGCGCAGTCAACTGACCTGGTTAAATATGTACAAACATTATCGGGTACTGCGGCCAGTACCACATCATCAGCTTTGAAACACGGTAGCGGAACAGAGAGTTATGCCAACACCATTCCGGCGGTTGGGCTTCCTTTTGGAATGACCCAGTGGACACCGCAAACCCATACTTCGGAAAATAAATGCCTACCGCCATATAGTTATAAGGATAGTATACTCAACGGCTTCAGGGCTACACACTGGCTTAGTGGTTCATGCACACAGGATTATGGCAGTTTTACCATAATGCCCATTAGCGGAAAGCTAAAAACAACTCCTGAAACTTATGCCGTTCTGTTTTCGCATAGAAATGAAGTTACTACGCCTGCATATTATCGGGTTGATTTAAATAATCACGAGTTAAGTACCGAGATAACGGCCACTCTTCGGTGTAGCATGCTGCAATTTACCATGAATAAGGCCGATAGTTTATATTTACTGGTTATGCCCAACAATGATAAGGATAAAGGATCAATAAGTGTCGATGCCAGTCAGGGTGAGGTATCTGGTTATAATCCCGTTTATCGCATTTACCAGGGATGGGGTAACCCTGCCGGTTTTAGCGGCTATTTTGTAATGAAAGTGGAACGCAGAATAGGCAACAGCGGCACATTCAGTGGTGATCAGGTATTTTCATCCAATAGTATAAAAAACCTCAAAAATATTGGCGCTTTTATAGGTTTTAAATTACAAAAGGGCGAAAAACTCAGGGTAAGGATCGGTACATCATTTACCAGCATAGCTGATGCCCGGAAAAACCTGCAGGCCGAAATTAAAAATTGGGATTTTGATGCCTTAGCTAAGCAAAACAAACAGGTATGGCAAAATGAATTAAGCCGGCTTAATGTGGTAACTGCCAATGAGTGTGATAAATATATTTTTTATACCGCTTTTTATCATGCCATGCAGCATCCGCGCTTATTTAATAATGTGAACGGTACTTACCCGCGCTTTGCTGGCGATTATCAAACAGAGCAACTGGATAAAGGAAACTATTATGATGATTTTTCCATGTGGGATATTTACCGGGGGCAATTGCCTTTATATGAGATCATCAGACCCTCTATAATCAAGGATTTTGTACGGTCAATGATTCTAAAAGGGCAGCAAGGGCAGTGGATGCCTATATTTCCCTGTTGGAACAGTTATACCTCGGCCATGATCGGCGACCATGCAACCGCTTTTATTGCTTCGGCATATACTAAAAATATCCGTGATTATAATATAGCCGAAGGTTACCGGCTGATGCGCCAGAATGCTTTTGATGTAGCTTCTCAAACTGATTATTTAAATGGCAAAGGAAGGCGGGCGCTTACCTCCTACTTAAAATATGGTTATATCCCAATGGAAGATAGCGTACAGGATGCCTTTCATAAAAAAGAGCAGGTGAGTCGGACGCTGGAGTATGCCTATGATGATTACGCGCTTGCCACGATTGCCAAAGCATTAGGCAAAACCGCCGATTATCAGCTGCTTAGCAAACGCGCCCTGAACTATAAAAATGTGCTTGATCCTAATACTGGATTAGTGCGGGGCAGATATGAAAACGGCAGCTGGTTTACACCATTTAAACCTGATAATCGTGAACCTTATATTACGGAGGGCACCCCCAGGCAGTACACTTTTTACGTCCCCCAGGATGTTCCCGAACTTAGTCATTTGATGGGCGGGCAGGCACAGTTAGAAAAAAAACTGGATACATTATTCCATAAAGATGAATACTGGCATGGCAACGAACCGGGGCACCAGATCCCATTCATGTACAATTATACCCATGCCCCCTGGAAAAGCCAGCAAGAGGTAAGGCGCATACTGGCTACAGAATATTCAGATGGCCCAGGTGGTTTAAGCGGTAATGATGATGCCGGGCAAATGTCGGCGTGGTATATTTTTGCTTCTTTGGGCTTTTATCCCGTTGATCCGGTTTCTGACCAATATCTCCTGTGTTCACCCATTTTTGACCAGGTAACGGTTAAACTCCCCGGCGACAAGTCATTAAAGATCATCGTCCATAAAGAATCAAAAAACGCGATATACATCAGTGCTGTAAAATTAAACGGCAAAGTATATACTAAAAACTACATTCGTCACAATGTTATAATGCAGGGCGGAAAATTGGAGTTTTATTTAAAAACCAAGCCCGATAAAACCTGGGGAACAAAAGCAGCAGATCAGCCTAAAGGCTTATCCTCCTCGATCAACAAATCTTAAAATAAAATGTGATTAAGATAGTCTTAACATACATATAACTGTCCTGCTATCATGTTTAATCCTGGAGCAACGGATTAATCAGTTCCGGATATAGTAATTTCCCCCCGCAGGACGATGTTTATTTTCATCAACTTGTTTTGGCCGTGTAATTATTACTAACTTTAGCGTCAAACAGTTAC
This window contains:
- a CDS encoding acyltransferase family protein gives rise to the protein MTTPTPPPKLKRLVSLDALRGFDMFWIMSGEQIAHTLAKATGWPVFLWLSGQLHHTVWDGFTFYDMIFPLFLFIAGVSMPYSMMNKINKTGVNSAAQLPGHAKWSIYRSMIRRTLILLLLGMIVNGLLKFNGYENTRFASVLGRIGLAWFFAGLIYLNFNLRGQVIWFIGLLGGYWAAMMFIPVPGYGAGVLTMAGSLESYIDRLLLPGRLHDKIHDPEGVLSTIPAISTALLGVFTGSFLKWDSPKWNMLKKGAALFAVGMALLIAGKLWGLEFPINKRLWSSSFVLYVGGWSLLFLSVFYLIIDVAGFKKWAFPFIIIGTNSIVIYICSEGLVNFNYTANYIFGGLIHLTPTAWQAFFAATSVTLTQLVFLYFLYRNKLFLKI
- a CDS encoding glycoside hydrolase family 28 protein, producing the protein MKSLYLFLILLLIGNTIFAQQKLYNIITYGAKPDAKTNNVLSIQKAIDAASANGGGIVLIPAGKFVTGVINLKSGVDLHLDAKAQLLGSTIRADYGVKQASALIVASQQHHIAITGKGTIDGQAVELLKDIYKHLQDGTLEDNEWQVYNPWHQMRPAEANRPKLIEFINCDDISIKNITIKNGLCWIQNYKNCSNLIIDSVKVESTTFLNNDGIDLVDCKNVKVTNSFINAADDGICLKSEDPKGSCEDIYIANCTIRSSASAFKLGTASYGGFKKITVRDIKVYDTFRSAIALESVDGAVLEDIDIRNVTAKNTGNAIFIRLGQRNKKADPGKVRRIYIGNVKAEIPSGKPDKGYSMEGPAVRYPHNVFPSSIVGIPGYPVQDVMLENIEITYRGGAKKETAHFGLDSLDKVPENISDYPEFSMFGELPAWGFYIRHADGIKIKNMTLKYQKDDFRTACIFNDVVGLNLNEVKIPTVKTYPVIIFKNAANPLLKAIQIPGDSKETIKKL
- a CDS encoding GH92 family glycosyl hydrolase; translation: MLKKLLLITGLSGLFINAGFAQSTDLVKYVQTLSGTAASTTSSALKHGSGTESYANTIPAVGLPFGMTQWTPQTHTSENKCLPPYSYKDSILNGFRATHWLSGSCTQDYGSFTIMPISGKLKTTPETYAVLFSHRNEVTTPAYYRVDLNNHELSTEITATLRCSMLQFTMNKADSLYLLVMPNNDKDKGSISVDASQGEVSGYNPVYRIYQGWGNPAGFSGYFVMKVERRIGNSGTFSGDQVFSSNSIKNLKNIGAFIGFKLQKGEKLRVRIGTSFTSIADARKNLQAEIKNWDFDALAKQNKQVWQNELSRLNVVTANECDKYIFYTAFYHAMQHPRLFNNVNGTYPRFAGDYQTEQLDKGNYYDDFSMWDIYRGQLPLYEIIRPSIIKDFVRSMILKGQQGQWMPIFPCWNSYTSAMIGDHATAFIASAYTKNIRDYNIAEGYRLMRQNAFDVASQTDYLNGKGRRALTSYLKYGYIPMEDSVQDAFHKKEQVSRTLEYAYDDYALATIAKALGKTADYQLLSKRALNYKNVLDPNTGLVRGRYENGSWFTPFKPDNREPYITEGTPRQYTFYVPQDVPELSHLMGGQAQLEKKLDTLFHKDEYWHGNEPGHQIPFMYNYTHAPWKSQQEVRRILATEYSDGPGGLSGNDDAGQMSAWYIFASLGFYPVDPVSDQYLLCSPIFDQVTVKLPGDKSLKIIVHKESKNAIYISAVKLNGKVYTKNYIRHNVIMQGGKLEFYLKTKPDKTWGTKAADQPKGLSSSINKS